A stretch of Gemmatimonas aurantiaca T-27 DNA encodes these proteins:
- a CDS encoding NAD+ synthase, translating into MRDHGGPPPLAIDAELTEEWLTGFLREEMARRGFGKAVVGISGGVDSAVTAALAVRALGASNVIGVRLPYRTSSAESLDHAQLVIDALGIESRTLDISPAVDGYLANEPDADGARRGNVMARVRMIALFDLSARYRALPLGTGNKTERLFGYFTWHADDSPPVNPIGDLYKTQVWELARHLELPSIVITKAPTADLIVGQTDESDLGISYPRADEILNGLLHGYSDEAMRARGFSEEELGIVSRRLNGTHWKRRPPATALVSQSGIGESYLRPVDY; encoded by the coding sequence ATGCGCGATCACGGCGGTCCGCCGCCGCTGGCCATCGACGCCGAGCTCACCGAGGAATGGCTCACGGGCTTCCTGCGCGAAGAGATGGCCCGTCGCGGTTTTGGCAAAGCCGTCGTTGGGATCTCGGGCGGGGTGGATTCGGCCGTGACGGCGGCGCTCGCGGTGCGTGCACTTGGTGCGTCCAATGTCATCGGTGTGCGCCTGCCCTACCGCACCTCCAGCGCCGAGTCGCTGGATCATGCGCAGTTGGTGATCGACGCGCTGGGGATCGAGTCACGTACACTCGACATCTCGCCGGCGGTGGACGGCTATCTCGCCAACGAGCCCGACGCCGATGGTGCCCGTCGAGGCAATGTGATGGCTCGCGTGCGCATGATTGCGCTGTTCGATCTCTCGGCCCGCTATCGTGCCCTGCCCCTCGGTACCGGCAACAAGACGGAACGACTGTTCGGGTACTTCACGTGGCATGCCGACGACTCACCGCCGGTGAACCCGATCGGTGATCTGTACAAGACACAGGTGTGGGAGCTGGCCCGTCATCTCGAATTGCCGTCGATCGTAATCACCAAAGCTCCGACGGCCGACCTGATCGTGGGTCAGACCGACGAGAGTGACCTCGGCATCTCGTATCCTCGGGCCGACGAAATCCTCAACGGCTTGTTGCACGGCTACTCCGATGAGGCCATGCGCGCGCGTGGTTTCTCCGAGGAAGAGTTGGGCATCGTATCCCGTCGCCTGAACGGCACCCACTGGAAGCGGCGACCGCCGGCCACGGCACTGGTCAGCCAGTCCGGCATCGGCGAATCGTATCTGCGTCCGGTGGACTACTGA
- the hemH gene encoding ferrochelatase has protein sequence MTSSSGTGGGTGIVMMNLGGPATLDDVEPFLVRLFADREIIQLPWQDVLGKFIATRRAPKVRKLYEAIGGGSPIRRWTEAQGEAMCRRLDEMSPETAPHRFYIAFRYTTPFADDALQAMKADGITRAIAFTQYPQWSCATTGSSLNDLWRALDRTGLKDAFEWSIIDRWGEHPGFIEAMAGAVEDGLEDFPEAERDDVMVLFSAHSLPLSIIDRGDSYPAEIGASVSRVVQAIGLRNPHLVSFQSEVGPVRWLGPSTEKVIEQFAKSGRKNLLIVPIAFTSDHIETLSELDIEYAELAHSLGMTGFRRAPALNVRTEFLDALADIVAQHLAARTPWSPQYVTRCPGCTNDQCRGIPSRVVSGPTGCRTAASEQKSSVSQVTPRAATRTVAAPAVTH, from the coding sequence ATGACTTCATCCAGCGGAACAGGCGGCGGCACCGGCATCGTCATGATGAACCTTGGCGGGCCTGCCACGCTCGATGATGTCGAACCGTTTCTGGTGCGGCTGTTCGCGGATCGCGAGATCATTCAACTGCCGTGGCAGGACGTGCTTGGCAAGTTCATCGCCACGCGCCGTGCGCCCAAAGTGCGCAAGCTGTACGAAGCGATCGGTGGTGGATCGCCCATTCGGAGGTGGACGGAAGCGCAGGGCGAGGCCATGTGCCGCCGGCTCGACGAAATGTCGCCGGAGACGGCTCCGCATCGTTTCTACATCGCCTTTCGCTACACCACGCCGTTCGCCGATGACGCGTTGCAGGCGATGAAAGCCGATGGCATCACGCGCGCGATCGCGTTCACGCAGTATCCGCAGTGGTCCTGCGCCACCACGGGATCGAGCCTCAACGATCTGTGGCGCGCGCTCGATCGCACGGGACTCAAGGATGCGTTCGAATGGAGCATCATCGATCGCTGGGGCGAACATCCCGGCTTCATCGAAGCCATGGCCGGCGCGGTGGAAGATGGCCTCGAGGATTTTCCCGAGGCGGAGCGTGACGATGTGATGGTGCTCTTCAGCGCGCACTCCCTGCCGCTGTCCATCATCGACCGTGGCGATTCGTATCCCGCGGAAATCGGCGCGTCGGTGAGTCGGGTGGTGCAGGCGATCGGCCTGCGTAATCCGCATCTCGTGTCGTTCCAGTCGGAGGTCGGACCGGTACGTTGGCTGGGGCCGAGCACCGAGAAAGTGATCGAGCAATTCGCGAAGTCGGGGCGCAAGAATCTGCTCATCGTGCCCATCGCGTTCACCAGCGACCACATCGAAACGCTCTCTGAACTCGACATCGAGTACGCGGAGCTCGCGCACTCGCTCGGCATGACGGGGTTCCGGCGCGCTCCAGCGCTCAACGTGCGCACCGAGTTTCTCGACGCGCTGGCCGATATCGTGGCGCAGCACTTGGCGGCGCGTACGCCATGGAGCCCGCAGTACGTCACACGGTGCCCCGGCTGCACCAACGATCAGTGCCGGGGCATTCCGTCGCGGGTGGTGTCCGGCCCCACCGGTTGCCGCACGGCCGCATCGGAGCAGAAGTCGTCGGTGTCGCAGGTGACGCCGCGCGCCGCAACACGGACCGTCGCGGCGCCCGCCGTGACGCACTGA
- a CDS encoding response regulator produces MTAVRLHLLIVEDDEHVRHALRETLQEYAADVSEAATAQEGLTIASRQTLDAIILDLGLPDSTGLALCQSLRAFTQVPILVLSAMHDENSKVALLNAGADDYVTKPFSSAELVARIHAHVRRVSDRRDGISPVLLRLGDVELDLQQRVATRAGQPLRLTPTEWTLLRVLVAQRGRTMTHRQLFLAVWNREYGDASLHLRVHLTHLRRKIEANPAEPRFIVTDPGVGYRFEPPAADEPA; encoded by the coding sequence ATGACGGCCGTCCGACTGCACCTCCTGATCGTGGAGGATGATGAACACGTCCGCCACGCGCTGCGTGAGACGCTGCAGGAGTACGCGGCGGACGTGAGTGAAGCGGCGACGGCGCAGGAAGGACTGACCATCGCCTCGCGGCAGACGTTGGATGCCATCATCCTCGATCTGGGTCTGCCCGATTCCACAGGGCTGGCGTTGTGTCAGTCATTACGTGCGTTCACGCAGGTGCCCATTCTCGTGCTCTCCGCCATGCACGATGAGAACAGCAAGGTGGCACTGCTGAATGCCGGTGCCGACGACTATGTCACCAAGCCGTTCTCGAGTGCAGAGTTGGTTGCCCGCATTCATGCACATGTCCGTCGTGTCAGTGATCGCCGTGATGGCATTTCTCCGGTGCTGCTGCGCTTGGGTGATGTCGAGCTCGACCTGCAACAACGGGTCGCCACCCGGGCCGGTCAGCCATTGCGATTGACGCCCACCGAGTGGACGCTGCTGCGCGTGTTGGTGGCGCAGCGTGGCCGAACCATGACTCACCGGCAGTTGTTTCTTGCCGTGTGGAACCGTGAGTACGGCGATGCGAGCCTGCACCTGCGCGTGCACCTCACACACCTGCGCCGCAAGATCGAGGCAAATCCGGCCGAACCGCGATTCATCGTCACGGATCCGGGCGTCGGATATCGATTCGAGCCACCTGCTGCCGACGAGCCGGCCTGA
- a CDS encoding sensor histidine kinase, whose amino-acid sequence MWARHRRSLILWLLWVVALAALVAILVPSREQVEQTHAALMMLLIVLGASATVGFTAGVSIALLAFALLSYYFESPLDTIDLPTGVDLIELTSFLIVAVVAARLLTIARTRATLAELRAREIERLAAERTALATQAAQAEGLAEANRMKDALLATVSHDLHTPLTTIRALAGRRSVADDADWLLVQQETDRLAHLVRELLDYSRIRGGALPVRIESYPAEDLVGAVARECAHRLGAHTLHTHVPMSGPVLAGMFDLVLSTRVLVNLVENAAKYGTADSRIDLHVERIGSTLRFAVSNQGPTIADADRERIFEPFTRGGSTVAQSRVPGVGLGLAIARALTEAQAGSLALAVTQGANDSGTTTFVLTLPATDWTEMAPE is encoded by the coding sequence ATGTGGGCTCGCCATCGTCGCTCGCTGATCCTGTGGTTGCTTTGGGTGGTGGCGCTCGCGGCACTGGTGGCGATCCTCGTGCCATCGCGCGAGCAGGTCGAACAAACGCATGCCGCACTGATGATGCTGCTCATCGTGTTGGGTGCGAGTGCCACGGTGGGCTTCACGGCCGGAGTGAGCATCGCCTTGCTCGCCTTCGCGCTGCTCAGCTACTACTTCGAGTCGCCACTCGACACGATTGATCTGCCAACGGGCGTGGACCTCATCGAGCTCACGTCGTTCCTGATCGTGGCGGTGGTTGCCGCGCGTTTGCTCACCATTGCACGTACGCGCGCCACACTGGCCGAGCTGCGGGCGCGGGAGATCGAGCGACTCGCCGCTGAACGCACGGCGTTGGCAACCCAGGCCGCGCAGGCCGAAGGACTGGCGGAAGCCAATCGCATGAAGGACGCGCTACTGGCCACGGTCTCGCACGATCTGCACACCCCACTCACGACGATTCGCGCGCTCGCCGGCCGTCGCTCCGTGGCCGACGATGCCGACTGGCTGCTCGTCCAACAGGAAACCGATCGACTCGCACATCTGGTGCGTGAACTGCTCGACTACTCCCGTATCCGGGGAGGAGCCTTGCCGGTGCGCATCGAATCGTATCCGGCCGAAGATCTGGTGGGAGCGGTGGCGCGAGAGTGTGCGCATCGCCTGGGTGCGCACACCTTGCACACGCACGTGCCCATGTCCGGGCCGGTGCTTGCCGGCATGTTCGACCTGGTACTCAGCACCCGTGTGTTGGTCAATCTCGTGGAGAATGCGGCAAAGTATGGTACGGCCGACAGTCGTATCGATCTCCACGTGGAGCGCATCGGCAGCACACTGCGTTTCGCCGTGTCGAATCAGGGACCGACCATTGCGGACGCCGACCGTGAACGCATCTTCGAGCCGTTCACACGTGGCGGCAGCACCGTTGCTCAATCACGCGTGCCTGGTGTAGGGCTGGGGCTCGCCATTGCGCGGGCGCTGACGGAGGCGCAGGCGGGATCACTCGCCCTCGCGGTGACGCAGGGTGCCAACGATTCCGGAACCACCACCTTCGTGCTGACGCTGCCGGCGACCGACTGGACGGAGATGGCTCCGGAATGA
- a CDS encoding TolC family protein → MALLTGLMLLVCAAPLPAQLPATAPRSVESDTLRLRSTDLPALVQRNNPAARSARFEMALSDGDVTTARLRPNPELEVMADVLPLGGGETHPNSRQYGIQLAFPIERGNKRGLRTEVATRAQTLSEQRARDVFRQQMLDVQLAWTELLASQAEERIASATLDNYDQLVTVSRARRDARQISEAELARITVERGRAAVALDTQRGETADARATLARLLGIAAIVVPIDTLAPMPIPDSSAAAPTADPTRAEVLESEALRARADLLAARQSVEVAQSDQRLQHAMGKPDVSLAVEYSMQQYIPLYGASVRVPLPRHNRNQGERQKATVRVAQARDDVERIEREVRVELRRALAIVRARTAALSRFGSTDDGILARALAARTAAEFAYRNGATSLVELLDAERSYDDIRRAHVDAIADVNRSLIHLHFVAGFTLETRP, encoded by the coding sequence ATGGCGTTGCTGACGGGGTTGATGCTGTTGGTATGCGCGGCGCCACTGCCCGCGCAGCTCCCAGCGACAGCGCCAAGGAGCGTGGAGTCCGACACACTGCGCCTTCGCAGCACGGACCTGCCCGCGCTGGTGCAGCGCAATAACCCTGCAGCGCGCTCGGCACGCTTCGAGATGGCGTTGTCGGATGGAGACGTGACCACCGCACGCCTGCGCCCGAATCCGGAACTCGAAGTCATGGCCGACGTGTTGCCGTTGGGTGGCGGAGAAACCCATCCGAACAGCCGGCAATACGGCATCCAACTGGCCTTTCCGATCGAACGGGGCAACAAACGCGGACTCCGCACGGAAGTAGCCACGCGTGCTCAAACACTCTCCGAGCAACGGGCACGCGACGTGTTTCGGCAGCAGATGCTCGATGTCCAGCTCGCGTGGACGGAACTGCTCGCATCGCAGGCCGAGGAACGCATCGCATCCGCCACGCTCGACAACTACGACCAGTTGGTGACGGTCAGTCGGGCCCGTCGCGACGCACGACAGATCTCCGAAGCCGAACTGGCTCGTATCACGGTGGAGCGTGGACGTGCCGCCGTCGCACTAGATACGCAGCGTGGTGAAACGGCCGATGCCCGTGCCACCTTGGCGCGCCTGCTTGGCATTGCCGCCATCGTCGTTCCAATAGACACACTCGCGCCAATGCCCATCCCCGACAGCAGCGCCGCTGCGCCAACAGCGGATCCGACTCGTGCGGAGGTCCTGGAAAGCGAGGCATTGCGTGCCCGCGCCGACCTGCTCGCGGCACGTCAATCCGTGGAAGTGGCACAATCCGACCAACGGCTGCAGCACGCCATGGGCAAGCCTGACGTGTCACTGGCGGTGGAGTACAGCATGCAGCAGTACATCCCGCTGTACGGCGCATCCGTGCGCGTGCCCCTGCCTCGACACAATCGCAATCAGGGCGAGCGACAGAAAGCCACGGTGCGTGTGGCCCAGGCCCGCGATGATGTCGAACGCATCGAACGCGAAGTCCGCGTGGAACTGCGCCGTGCGCTGGCAATCGTCAGGGCGCGCACGGCGGCCCTGTCGCGATTCGGTTCCACGGACGATGGCATCCTCGCCCGTGCCCTCGCCGCGCGCACGGCCGCCGAGTTCGCCTATCGCAACGGCGCAACGTCGTTGGTCGAGCTGCTCGATGCAGAACGCAGCTATGACGACATCCGCCGGGCCCACGTCGATGCGATCGCAGACGTGAATCGCAGCCTCATTCACCTGCACTTCGTGGCAGGCTTCACACTGGAAACCCGGCCATGA
- a CDS encoding efflux RND transporter periplasmic adaptor subunit yields MSMRLLTLSLLLAVTACTTVELSMDPDAGDSTTVRTPITATPPTTTSTLASGDRILLDSTRASRFALTVAERQTFAVAQRLPGRVMATAVAARELATPLLIFETPDLSQAYAESLRARTELARTRRVSERLGALARNGAAAGKDLDDAEVDALQAESHVRETEARLREAGLDPGVLTRIGAGAALVSADLPEARIGLVRVNAVALVDLTSFPDAPQRGRVIAVSDAIDPQTRTARVSILVNQPGGVRPGMFASVQVEQRAAQAVAIPRTALVQADARTFAFVRISDGFVRRELTLGPDDGTMVAVLSGIEPGEQVVTSNVMLLKGLSFGY; encoded by the coding sequence ATGAGCATGCGCCTCCTGACTTTGTCGCTCCTGCTCGCTGTCACCGCGTGCACCACCGTGGAACTGTCGATGGATCCCGACGCTGGAGACTCGACCACTGTTCGCACACCGATCACAGCGACGCCACCAACCACGACCAGCACGCTGGCCAGCGGTGACCGCATCCTGTTGGACAGCACGCGGGCGTCGCGCTTCGCCCTCACCGTCGCCGAGCGCCAGACATTCGCCGTGGCGCAACGACTGCCTGGGCGCGTGATGGCCACGGCCGTCGCGGCCCGGGAACTCGCCACGCCACTGCTGATCTTCGAAACGCCGGACCTGTCACAGGCATACGCGGAATCTCTGCGTGCCCGTACGGAGCTGGCGCGCACACGCCGTGTATCGGAGCGACTGGGCGCCCTCGCCCGCAACGGGGCAGCGGCCGGCAAGGATCTCGACGATGCCGAGGTGGATGCCCTGCAGGCCGAATCGCATGTGCGCGAAACCGAGGCTCGGTTGCGCGAAGCCGGACTCGACCCCGGTGTGTTGACTCGCATCGGTGCCGGCGCGGCACTGGTCAGCGCCGACTTGCCGGAAGCCCGCATTGGGCTGGTGCGGGTGAATGCCGTGGCGTTGGTGGACCTTACGTCTTTCCCAGATGCACCGCAGCGCGGTCGTGTCATCGCAGTCAGCGACGCAATCGATCCGCAGACCCGCACCGCACGGGTCTCCATTCTGGTGAATCAGCCCGGTGGTGTACGGCCGGGCATGTTCGCATCGGTGCAGGTGGAGCAACGCGCCGCGCAGGCAGTGGCGATTCCGCGCACGGCGTTGGTGCAGGCGGATGCCCGAACGTTCGCTTTCGTGCGGATCAGTGATGGATTCGTCCGTCGGGAACTCACACTTGGCCCCGATGACGGCACGATGGTGGCCGTGTTGAGTGGTATCGAGCCCGGTGAGCAGGTCGTGACATCGAATGTCATGCTGCTCAAGGGCCTCTCCTTCGGGTATTGA
- a CDS encoding penicillin-binding protein 1A, whose translation MIRFRPGVRPSPLFTMLQVALTLGMAPALLAQAAGQGTPPTQAAAPVSTGEPWRIITPPQATLVLARDGALLGELGRERRVSISVRTLPKYVGQAFIAVEDKRFYQHDGVDLVGVAGALKDAVTKGNLRGASTITQLLVGNMHPDVIDRRDRSPTRKLREQQAAREMERHYSKEQILEAFLNQISFGRGAYGIEMAARQYFAKGAADLTLAEAASLASMPKSPVLYDPVRYAERNRVRRNTVLALMADQGYITAAQSQAAQKEPVRTVSTSRQQAPWVVDVVRVQAERAGVPVMQGGYRIHTTIDLALQRATQQSLTSGIEEIEGRQGFRGQRCRASADTTTKPGAKAPKVSACLEGAAVVLDPATGDVRALVGGRDYARSSFNRAVDGNRQPGSSFKAFVYAQAIAQGLTANATVADTALRVRLDNGQIYSPDNADNAFLGTLTLREALTRSRNPVAVQLALSVGMDSVTALARRAGLRAPIAPYPSSALGASVVQPLDFVAAYAAFDNGGVGVDPRFIVRVEDRTGRTVLSPTGAPTRPAMDPRVAFIMRDMMQDVVTRGTATALRRLVPARVPVAGKTGTTNDNTDVWFVGMTPELVTGVWLGFDKPAMIAPGAAGGTLAAPIAGHILASAYESRASSVWSPPPGVVAVELDRSTGQPTTANTPADQRYMEWFLEGTEPGALAWPWSLFRLGPIGN comes from the coding sequence ATGATCCGATTCCGCCCCGGCGTCCGGCCGAGCCCCTTGTTCACCATGCTGCAGGTGGCGCTGACCCTGGGCATGGCGCCGGCGCTGTTGGCCCAGGCGGCTGGTCAGGGCACCCCACCCACGCAAGCCGCGGCCCCGGTGTCCACCGGCGAGCCGTGGCGCATCATCACCCCACCGCAGGCCACACTGGTTTTGGCCCGCGATGGCGCACTGCTGGGAGAACTCGGACGCGAGCGGCGGGTGAGCATTTCGGTGCGCACGCTGCCGAAGTACGTGGGACAGGCGTTCATCGCGGTGGAAGACAAGCGCTTCTACCAGCATGATGGCGTGGATCTGGTGGGCGTGGCGGGTGCCCTCAAGGACGCCGTCACCAAGGGCAACCTGCGTGGGGCCAGCACGATCACGCAGCTACTGGTGGGCAACATGCACCCCGATGTCATCGACCGGCGCGATCGTTCGCCCACCCGCAAACTGCGAGAGCAGCAGGCGGCGCGCGAAATGGAACGGCACTACTCGAAGGAACAGATTCTCGAGGCGTTCCTGAACCAGATCTCGTTCGGACGCGGTGCCTATGGCATCGAGATGGCCGCTCGGCAGTACTTCGCCAAGGGCGCGGCCGATCTCACACTGGCCGAGGCGGCGTCGCTCGCCTCCATGCCCAAAAGCCCCGTGCTCTACGATCCGGTGCGCTACGCCGAGCGCAATCGGGTGCGCCGCAATACGGTGCTCGCGCTGATGGCCGACCAGGGCTACATCACCGCCGCCCAATCCCAGGCGGCACAGAAAGAACCCGTGCGGACCGTCAGTACCAGCCGGCAGCAGGCACCGTGGGTGGTGGACGTGGTCCGCGTGCAGGCTGAGCGGGCGGGGGTGCCGGTGATGCAGGGCGGCTATCGCATCCACACCACCATCGATTTGGCGCTGCAACGCGCGACGCAGCAGTCGCTCACCAGCGGCATCGAAGAAATCGAGGGACGACAGGGTTTTCGCGGTCAGCGATGCCGAGCCTCGGCGGACACCACCACCAAGCCGGGGGCCAAGGCGCCGAAGGTCTCGGCCTGCCTCGAAGGCGCCGCTGTCGTGCTGGATCCGGCCACCGGCGACGTGCGCGCGTTGGTGGGTGGACGCGACTACGCGCGTTCGTCATTCAATCGTGCGGTCGACGGCAATCGTCAGCCCGGATCGAGCTTCAAGGCGTTCGTGTATGCGCAGGCCATCGCGCAGGGGCTCACGGCCAACGCGACCGTGGCTGACACCGCGCTCCGTGTGCGCCTCGACAATGGCCAGATCTACTCCCCCGACAACGCCGACAACGCATTCCTCGGCACACTCACGTTGCGCGAGGCACTGACCCGCTCGCGCAATCCGGTGGCCGTGCAACTCGCGCTGTCGGTGGGCATGGATTCGGTGACCGCACTGGCCCGTCGGGCGGGTCTGCGGGCGCCGATCGCCCCGTATCCCTCGAGTGCATTGGGGGCGAGTGTGGTGCAGCCACTCGACTTTGTGGCCGCGTATGCCGCATTCGACAACGGTGGGGTGGGGGTCGACCCGCGTTTCATTGTGCGCGTGGAAGATCGGACCGGGCGTACGGTGTTGAGCCCCACCGGTGCCCCCACGCGCCCGGCCATGGATCCGCGTGTGGCGTTCATCATGCGCGACATGATGCAGGACGTGGTCACCCGCGGCACCGCGACGGCCCTGCGCCGCTTGGTGCCGGCCCGCGTTCCGGTGGCTGGCAAGACCGGCACCACGAACGACAACACTGATGTGTGGTTCGTGGGGATGACGCCGGAGTTGGTGACCGGTGTGTGGCTCGGGTTCGATAAACCGGCCATGATCGCGCCTGGAGCAGCGGGCGGGACCCTGGCGGCACCTATCGCCGGGCACATCCTTGCATCGGCGTATGAGTCGCGCGCCAGCAGCGTTTGGTCACCGCCGCCAGGTGTAGTAGCGGTCGAGCTCGATCGCAGCACCGGGCAGCCGACCACCGCCAACACGCCTGCCGATCAGCGCTACATGGAGTGGTTTCTGGAAGGTACGGAACCTGGTGCGTTGGCGTGGCCGTGGAGTCTTTTCCGTCTCGGACCAATCGGGAATTGA
- a CDS encoding NAD(P)-binding domain-containing protein: protein MFLLPFHVIGVSHAANSAERVGRLRLSAERTDALLASLRARESSAVLLSTCHRTELYWWGEEELGEWFVTEVIGDTGDAARGSGGPNVRIDRVDADLAVRHLFSVASGMQSARYGEPEILGQVRRAWTAACEAGTACGPIDALFRQSIDAARHIRGAMGSDGDPTLGDRVAERILMQCRTRTASANGDPLTPLRVLVVGSGDAARSTLEALRERSAGGGAALPPMHIDVTSRTDERAAATAERFDVTALPWTERDTAMVAADVVIFAVHVTSPLVLPAFEAAVVTREQPALWIDLGVPGAVSTDFQASQVEVVPLKAIAGAEAPLLQVERTRRASSALQHELDRYARATHRLQLGARLGALEERAVAAAIAHGDASAEGVARRVTRLVLRELTRA, encoded by the coding sequence GTGTTCCTGCTTCCCTTCCATGTCATTGGCGTATCCCACGCCGCGAATTCCGCGGAACGTGTGGGTCGTCTTCGCCTCTCCGCCGAACGCACCGACGCACTGCTGGCTTCGCTCCGGGCGCGTGAGTCCTCGGCCGTGCTGCTCAGCACCTGCCACCGCACCGAGTTGTACTGGTGGGGTGAAGAAGAACTCGGTGAGTGGTTCGTGACCGAAGTCATCGGGGACACCGGTGATGCGGCCCGTGGCTCAGGCGGGCCCAATGTCCGTATCGATCGTGTCGATGCTGACCTCGCGGTGCGCCACCTGTTTTCGGTGGCGTCCGGTATGCAGTCGGCGCGCTATGGTGAACCGGAGATCCTGGGGCAGGTGCGGCGCGCGTGGACGGCGGCTTGTGAGGCCGGCACCGCGTGTGGGCCCATCGATGCGCTGTTTCGTCAGTCCATCGATGCCGCGCGGCATATCCGCGGCGCCATGGGATCCGATGGAGATCCAACGCTGGGTGATCGCGTAGCCGAGCGGATCCTGATGCAGTGCCGCACGCGCACGGCGTCTGCGAATGGTGATCCGCTGACACCGCTGCGTGTGCTCGTCGTCGGTTCCGGTGACGCCGCGCGTAGTACACTCGAAGCGCTGCGTGAGCGCAGTGCAGGGGGCGGCGCTGCGTTGCCTCCCATGCACATCGACGTCACCAGCCGCACTGACGAACGGGCTGCCGCCACTGCCGAACGATTCGACGTGACGGCGTTGCCATGGACGGAGCGCGACACGGCCATGGTGGCGGCGGATGTCGTGATCTTCGCGGTGCATGTCACATCGCCGCTGGTGCTGCCGGCATTTGAAGCGGCCGTTGTCACACGTGAGCAGCCGGCGCTCTGGATCGATCTGGGTGTGCCGGGGGCGGTCTCGACCGACTTCCAGGCATCACAGGTCGAGGTCGTTCCACTCAAGGCCATCGCTGGCGCGGAGGCTCCACTACTGCAGGTGGAACGCACCCGACGTGCCTCCAGTGCTCTGCAGCACGAGCTCGATCGGTATGCCCGGGCGACACATCGTTTGCAGTTGGGGGCGCGGCTTGGCGCGCTCGAAGAGCGGGCCGTGGCCGCGGCCATTGCACACGGGGACGCCTCGGCCGAAGGGGTGGCCCGACGTGTGACCCGTCTCGTGTTGCGGGAGCTGACCCGCGCCTGA